In the genome of Streptomyces sp. NBC_00433, the window GCGTACGTCCAACTGGTGCCGGAGCGCAGCCAGTAGGACCAGTAGCGGTAGCCGGCGGCATGCGCCGGGGCGGCGAGGGCGAGCAGCAGCAGGACCGCGGCGGCGGCCGGGAGCGCGGCCAGGCGGCGGCAGCGCATCAGCGCTGCCGCCGCTTGCGCCCGCTGATGAGCAGCCCCACGCCCGCGCTGGCGACGAAGACGACGCCGACGATGATCCAGGTGCTGCCGTTGGACGAGCTGTCCTTCTCGTCGGCCTTGGAGATCGCGCCCGTGGGGCGCTTGGTGGGGGCCGGGCCCAGGGCGATGAGCTGCCGGAGGGCGCCGGTGCGGTCGGCGCCGGCCAGGGTGAGCTGGGCCAGCGCGGCCGGGTTGCCCTTGGACCAGGCCGCGGACTCGGCGCCCAGCCAGCTGCTGGTGGCCTTCGTGTCGTCGAAGCGGCCGAGCGCGTTCAGCGCGATGACGGCGTCGGCGGTGGTGCCGTAGTCCGGGGTCTTGGTGGTGGCGCCCGGGGTGACGGCGGTGAGGTGGCCGCCGCCCGCGTGGAGTCGGGCGAGCAGCCAGCCGGCGGCGGCGGACGCGGCGGCGTTCGGGTCGAGGGCGGCGTAGGCCTTCGGATTGGCGGTGCAGTCCGCCGCCTTGGGCGGGGCCGCCGGGGTGGACGGGCTGGCGTAGGCGTAGCCGGCGAGGTGGGCTTCGGCGAGGAAGTGGACGGCGTCGGCGGTGGCCTTGGCGTTGGGCGTCAGCTTCCCGTCGGTGCCGGGGTAGCCGAAGGCGCCCCGGTCGGCGGGCGCGGCGTCGCAGCCGAACTGGAAGCCGAGCAGCGCGTCGTAGGGCGACTTGCCCTTGGCGTTGGGCGCCAGGCCCGCCTCGCGGCCGAGCGCGCCCATGACGACGGCGGTGGAGTCCGGGTCGGAGGGGCCGCCGGGGTTGTACGACCAGCCCCCGTCGGCGTTCTGCACGCTGTGCAGCCAGGCGGTGGCCCGGTCCACCGCGCCTCCGCTCTGCGAGCTCTGCACGATGCGGAGCGCCTGTATCGCTATGCCGGTGGCGTTGGTGTCCTCGGTCTTCGGGTCGCAGGCCTTGGCGGTGTCCTTGCGGTAGGAGGGCCAGCCGCCGTCCGCGCACTGCTGGGCCAGCAGCCAGGCGGTGGCGGGGGCGCCCGCGAAGTAGCCGGACCTGGCCACCGCGATCTCCGCGTACGACTGCCGCCACACCCCGTCGTAGGTCGGGTCGGCCGTCCCGTAGAGGTCCGCACGGGACGGCGTCGCCGTGGCTGTGGCCGTCGGCGCGGTGGTGTCCGCGAGTGCGATCGGCGCCGTCAGGGCGGTGAGCGTCGTGGCGGCTGCTGCCACGAGGGCGGCGCGGCGGCGCAGGGGCATGAGGTCGAGGCCTTCCGGGTCCGGGGAAGCCCTCACCCTAACCTGCGGCGCCCGGCCGCCCGGGGTGACCTCGGGCACCCCGGGCAGCCACCGGGTGCTATGTGGCGGCGGCCCCGTGTTTGATCGCCTGGAGGAAGCAGGCCAGGGCCGACGGCGTGGTGGAGAGCACGACGCCCGGCTCGTCGCTCTCCCGTATCAGCACCGCGCCTCCGGCCGTGGCGGCCAGCTCCACGCAGTCGCCCTGCTCCTGCGAATACGTGGACTTCTGCCAGATCAGCGTCGGCGCGGTCATCGGCTGGCCTTCCGGTCTCAGAGGTCTCGGGAGGCGCTGAGGATGAAGTCCCGCGACAGGGACTTGTCGAGCGCGACCGCGGCGAGGCTGTTGTAAAGGGTGCGGTAGTTGGCCAGCTGCGGTGCCGCGTGCAGGAAGGTGACGCCGTGGGCGGAGTCGATCTGCACGGTGTCGAGGGCGCGTACGGCACCGCTGGTGTAGAGCATCGCGTGGCCCGATCCGATGTGCCCGTCCGCGGCGAAGGGGATCACCCGGACGCTTATGTGCGGCAAGTGGCTCAATTCCATGAGGTGTTCGAGCTGGGCGCGGGCGACCTTGCCGCCGCCGAAGCGCATCCGCAGCGCCGCCTCGTGGATGACCGCCTCGTAGGGCGGGGCGGAGTCGCGGTAGAGCACCCCGGACCGCTCCATGCGCTGGGCGACCCTGGCCTCCAACTCGCCTGCGGGCAGCGGGGGGATCGCGTATCCGAAGACCGTGCGGGTGTAGTCCTCGGTCTGGAACACCCCGGGGATGTGGGTGATCTGGATGGCGCGCAGCGCGATCGCGTGGAATTCCAGCTCGGCGATGTCGAGCAGCGCGGCGGGCACCACCCCGCGGTAGGCCTCCCACCAGCCCTTGCGGCCCAGGCCGTTGGCCATCACGACCAGCGCGTCGATCAGTTCGGTGTCACCGCATTCGTAGAACGACGCGAGCCGCCGTAGACGCTCCTCGCTGACCCCGAGCCGCCCGGCCTCGATATGGCTGACCTTGGCCGGGTCGGTGCCGAGCAGACGGGCGGTGTCGCGAGCCGTGATGCCGGCCGCCTCGCGCAGTTTCCGTAGCTCCGCACCGAGGCGCTCCTGGCGGGCGGTTGCGGTGCTTCTGAGCGGCATGGTGTCCCTTCTTGATGGTGGTTCGAGTGTGCCTTTTCCGGTCACCTCGGGTCCAGATCGTTTCTGGAAATTTCGGCGACAAGGTTGCAGAGGGGCACTATTGCCCCAAATGCCTCCACGAGGCACGCGTACATGAACAGTCAACTCCCTTGCCGTGCACGGCTGTTGACAGGGGTACGCGATGGTGGCGATCTTCGGCGCCCGCTCAGCGGCCCGTCAGGGCCCGTCCGGCAGCCCTCCCGGGCCGCATCGGCCGCCCGATCGGCGTCCACCCGGCGGCTTGTTCACGACGTCCGCCGGGACCGTGCGTTCTGCACGACCATGAGGTGACAACGGTGACTTCACCGGTCAGGCACCACTATGTAAATCTTTGTCCGTCACCGCCACTGGGGGGATCGATGGACAATCGCTACGAGATATTCTGCCTCGCGGACCGATACTTCTACGAGAGTCTCGACCGGCTTCCCCTTCCTGCCGGCGGCGATTCCCGTCCGCCTTCCGGCCCGGTTTCCGGTCGGTCCTCCGGCCCGGTTTCCGAGGCGCGATCGGCGCCGCTCGTCTTCGCATTCGAGGCCGCTCAGCGCGAAGTGCCGGACGGCTGGCGCTCGATGCGGTCCGGCGACTGGCTGCACCTCGACCCGACACCGGGACCGGAGCGGGAGAGCCGCCCGCCGCAAGGCTGGAAGGTGCATGTGTCCGCCGCCCTCGGCAATGCCGACAAGGTGGCCGCCAAGGTCTGGGACCACTGCGTGCCGCGCGGCATCCCGTTCAAATTCGTGCCCAGCCCGCAGCTGCTCCACCTGCGGAACTCGAAATACGCCGGCCGCGACACGAGCGGAAAATTCGTCACGATCTATCCGACCGGCGAGCCGCAACTGCGGTCGGTGCTCGAAGAACTCGGCGAATTGCTCGACGGTGAGCCCGGCCCCTACATCCTCACGGATCTGCGCTGGCGGGAGGGCCCGCTCTACGTCCGCTACGGCGCATTCGTGAAGCGCTTCTGCGTGGGCGACCGCGGCACCCTGGTCTCCGCGATCGAGGACGCGGAGGGGCGGCTCGTGCCCGACAGCCGCGCACCCGCCTTCCACGTCCCCGAGTGGGTCACGCTGCCGGACTTCCTGCAGCCGCACTTGCAGGCGCGCAACAGCACGACCGTCGGCGACCTGCCCTACCGCATCGAGTCCGCGCTGCACTTCTCCAACGGCGGCGGCGTCTACGTCGGCACCGACACCCGCAGCGGCGAGAAGGTCGTACTGAAGGAGGGCCGCCCACACGCCGGGCTGGCCTCCGACGGCGCGGACGCCGTCACCCGGCTGGAGCGCGAACGGGACGCGCTGCTGCGGCTGTCCGGGCTCGGCGTCGCCCCCGAGGTACGCGACTGGTTCGTCCTGGGCGACCACCGCTTCCTGGTCATGGAATTCCTTGAGGGCAAACCCCTCAACAGCCAGTTCAGCCACCGCCACCCGCTGCTCACCCCCGACCCCGACCCGGCGGAGGTCGCCGGCTACACCGAGTGGGCGCTGCGCGTCCACGCCCGCGTCGAACAGGCGGTCGCCGCCATCCATTCCCGCGGAGTCGTCTTCAACGACCTGCACATGTACAACATCATGGTCTCCCCGGACGGCGAGTCCGTACGGCTGCTGGACTTCGAGGCGGCCGCCGCCGACACCGACAACCTGCGCCAGTCGGTCGCCCACCCCGGCTTCATGGCCCCCCGCGACCGCCGCGGCACCGCGGTCGACCACTACGCCCTGGCCTGCCTGCGGCTGGCACTCTTCCTGCCGGTCACCACGCTGCTGGCCGTCGACCGCGAGAAGGCCGCGCACCTCGCCGAGGTCATCGCCGCCCAATTCCCGGTGCCGCGCGCCTTCCTGGACGAGGCGGTCGCCGAGATCACCCGCGACCTGCCCGCCGCACCCGGCAGCACACCGGACCTGCCCGCCGCGCCCCGCAGGGCCCGCTACCTGCCCGCCGAGACCGCTGGCGACTGGCCCGCCTCCCGGGACGCCATGGCCGGGGCGATCCTCGCCTCCGCCACCCCGGAACGCGGCGACCGGCTCTTCCCCGGGGACATCGCGCAGTTCTCCGACGGCGGCGGCCTCGGCATCGCCCACGGCGCCGCGGGCGTCCTGCTCGCCTTCGCCGAGACCGGCCTGCCCCGCTATGAGCAGGGCGAGCGCTGGCTGCTGGACCGCACCGCGCCCGCGCCGGGCGGCACCCCGCTCGGGCTGTACGACGGCGTCGCCGGCATCGCGTACGTCCTGGACCGGCTCGGACACACCGAACGCGCCCTGGAGCTGGCCCACTCGCTGCTGTCGGAGAAATGGCAGCAGTCCGGCTCCGATCTGTCCGGCGGCATCGCCGGCATCGGCCTGGTCCTGGACCACCTCGCCCACAGCACCGGCGAAACCGCCCTCCAGGAAAAGGCGTTGGAAGCCGCCGGAATCGTGGCGGCCCGCCTCGCCGCCGACGGTACGTCCCGCGCCGGGCTGATGCGCGGCGCGACCGGCGCCGCCCTGCTCTTCGTACGCCTCTACGAGCGCATCGGCGCACCCGCACTGCTCGGCCACGCCGCCCGCGCCCTGCAACTCGACCTCGACCGCTGCGTGATCACCGCCGCCGGCGGCCTCGACGTGGACGAGGGCTGGCGCACCATGCCCTACGTCGGCGACGGCAGTGCCGGCATCGGACTGGTCCTCGACGACTTCCTGCCGCTCGCCCGGGAGGCCGGCGATCTCGACCCCGAGGTCGACGCGCGCTTCGAGAAGGCCCGCGCCGACATCGTCCGCGCGGCGACCCTGCGGCTCTACGCCCAGCCCGGCCTCTTCGCCGGCCGGGCCGGCATGATCCTGCACCTCGCCCGCACCAGCACTCCCGCCGTGCCCGCCGGCGCGCTCGCCGAGCAGGTCGACGCGCTCGGCTGGTACGGCATGCCCTACCGCGGCGGGCTCGCCTTCCCCGGCAACCAGATGATGCGGCTGTCGATGGACCTCGGCACCGGCACCGCCGGCTGCCTGCTCGCCCTGGGCGCCGCCCGCGCCGGCTCCGCCGCCGGGCTGCCCTTCCTGCCGCCGCTGGCCGGCGGCTCCTGACCCGGCTCCGGCCGCCGTGGCCGGAGTCGTGCACCACCCGGTGCTTCTCCCATCGAAAGGACACTGTCATGGCCCTTCTCGACCTGCAGAACATGGAGCCCGCCAACGGTCACGGCGGCGGTGGCGCGGCCAGCTCGCTCAGCCTGATCGGCTGCATCAGCTCCGTGAGCTTCCTCGTCTGCCTGTAGCAGACCCCGCCCCGGGCGGCCCGGCCCGCCGGGCCGCCCGGGGCTTCAGCGTTTCGCACAACGCCCATCGCGCGGGAAGGGGACGAGGACATGGCGGTCGTGGCCGACACCGCGCGGCAGGACGCCGGAAGGTTCCTGGGCGTCACCGGGCTCGGGCTGCTGTCGGCCGGGCTCGAACTCGTGCTGCCCTTCGCCCTCGGCCACGCCCTGGACCAGCTGCTGCGCGGCGCGGACGCCACCCGCTGGGTCGCGCTGTGCGCGCTGGTCGTCGGGGCGCAGACGGCGACCGCGGCCGGCGAGGACCTGCTCGCCGGCCTCACCAACGCCCGCGCCGCGGCCGGAATCCGGCGCCGCACCGTACGGCACATGCTGGCGGCCGGGCCGCGCGCGGCCGGGCAGGGGACCGGGGACCTGGTCACCCGGATGGTCGGCAATGCCGCGGACGCCGCCGCGACCCCCGCGGCCGCCGCGGCGCTCCCCGCGGCGCTGGCCGTGCCGATCGGCGGCATCGTCGCGCTCGCCCTGACCGACGTGTGGCTCGCCGTCGCCTTCCTCGCCGGCGCACCGCTGCTGACGTTGCTGGTGCGGCGCTTCGCGCGGGCGTCCTCCGACTGCGTCACCGCCTACCAGACCGCCCAGGGCCGGATCGCCACCCTGCTGATGGAGGCCCTCGGCGGCGCGCGCACCATCGCCGCCGCCGGAACCGAGGAGCGGGAGAACACCCGCGTCCTGGCACCGCTGCCCGAACTCGCCGCCCAGGGAAGGCGGATGTGGCGCGTCCAGGGCCGGGCGACGGCCCAGGCCGCGGTGCTCGTGCCGCTTTTGCAGATCACCGTGCTCGCCGTCGGCGGCGTCAGGCTGTCCACCGGTGCGCTGAGCGTCGGCGACCTGCTCGCGGCCAGCCGCTACGTCCTGCTGGCCACCGGGATCGGCGTCGTCGTCGGCCAGTTGGGCGCCGTCGTCAAGGGCAGGGCCGCCGCGGGCCGGGTCGACGAGGTGCTGGCCGTGGCCCTGCCCGCCCACGGGGAGCGGCAGTTGCCGAAGCACGGGCCGGGCACCCTGGAGCTGCGCGAGGTCACCGCGGTCCGCGGCGCCGAGACCGTGCTGGACGGGCTCGACCTGACCGTGCCCGGCGGGAGCTGCGTGGCCGTGGTGGGCCGCTCGGGCGCGGGCAAGTCCGTACTGGCCGCGCTCGCCGGGCGGCTGGCCGACCCCGACAGCGGCACCGTCCTGCTCGACGGCTGCCCGCTGCCCGAACTGTCCCTGCCCGCGCTGCGGGACGCCGTCGGCTACGCCTTCGAGCGCCCGGTGCTGCTCGGCGACACCATCGCCGACGCCATCGCCTTCGGGCCGCACCCGCTGCCCCTCGACCGCGTCACGCAAGGAGCCCGCGCCGCCGAGGCCGACGGCTTCGTACGCCTGCTGCCCGACGGCTACGCCACCGCCCGCACCCGCGCCCCCTTCTCCGGCGGCGAGATCCAACGCCTCGGCCTGGCAAGGGCCTTCGCCCACCCGGGGCGGCTGCTCGTACTGGACGACGCGACCTCCAGCCTCGACACCGTCACCGAAGTCCGCGTCGCCCGCGCCCTCTTCCACGACCACGCGCACCGCACCAGGCTGCTCACCACCCACCGCGCCTCGACCGCCGCCCGCGCCGACCTGGTCGCCTGGCTCGACGCCGGGCGCGTCCGGGCGCTGGCACCGCACGGCGTGCTGTGGGCCGACGCCGACTACCGGGCACTCTTCGGGGACTACCAGGACGATTCCGATGGATGAGATCAGGATCAGGGACTGCGTCCGCGGCCGCGGCGCCGTCGTCGCGGTGCTGCTCGGCTGGTCTGTCCTGGAGGCCGGGCAGACCTTCCTCTTCGGCTTCGCCCTCGCGCACGCCATGGACCAGGGCTTCCTGCGAGGGAGGCAGGGCACGGGCCTGTGGTGGCTGGCACTCGCGGCGGCCGCCGTACCCGTCGGGGCGTACGGCGCCACGCGGGTCTTCGGCGCGGTCGCCGCCCTCGTGGAGCCGCTGCGGGACCGGCTGGTCGGCCACGTCGTGCGGCGCGGCCTGCGCGCCGCGGTCGGCGGCGCCGTCCGCGGCGGCGGCCGGCCCGCCGACTCTGCCGTGGTGTCGCGGCTCACCCACCAAGTCGAGATCGCCAGGGACTCCCTCGGCGGCATCGTGATGGTGCTGCGGTCCTTCGTCTTCACCGCCGCGGGCGCCCTCGCCGGCATGATCGCGCTCGCGCCCGTCCTGCTCCTGGTGGTGCTGCCGCCACTGGCCGCGGGCACCGCGCTCTTCGCGCTCGCCCTGCGCCCGCTCGCCCACCGCCAGCGCCGCTTCCTCGCCGCCGACGAGGCCGTCGCCGAGGAGTGCGGCAGCCTCGCGGGCGGCCTGCGCGACATCACCGCGTGCGGGGCGCAGCAGCCGATGGCCCAGCGGGCGGAGCGGCGTATCGACGCGGCACAGCGCGCGGCCCGCGCACTCGCCGTCTGGGGCGTCCTGCGCACCGCCGCCCTCGCCGTCGGCGGCCAACTCCCCGTCGTGCTGCTGCTGGTGACCACCCCCTGGCTCCTCTCCTCCCACCGCGTCACCCCCGGCGCCCTCCTCGGCGCCTTCGCCTACCTGACGCAGTCCCTGCAACCCGCGCTCCAGAACCTGGTCCACACGCTGGGCATCGCGGGTACCCGCCTGGGCGTCGTCCTGGCCCGCCTCACCGGCGAGCCCGCGGCCGCCGAGGGGAAGGCCGCCGGTGCGCTGCCCGCGCAGGCGGGACCCGCGCCCAGCCCGGGGACCGCCCTCGAACTGCGCGGGGTCGGCTTCGCCTACGGCCCCGGCGCCGAACCGGTGCTGCGGTCGCTGGACCTGGCCGTCGGCGCAGGCGAGCACCTGGCGGTCGTCGGCCCGAGCGGGGCCGGGAAGTCCACCCTCGCGGGGGTGATCGCCGGGCTGCTCCCGCCGGGGGAGGGGGAGATGCGGCGGGCCGGCCCTGTCGCGCTCGTGCCGCAGGAGGCGTACGTCTTCCGCGGGACCGTCGCCGAGAACGTCGGCTACCTCCGCGGGCACACCACCCCGGCCCTGGTCACCGCCGCGGCCGCCGCGGTGGGCGCCGCGGCACTGGTCGACGCGCTCGGCGGGCCGGAGGGGCAGGTCGACCCGGGCGCGCTGTCGAGCGGGGAGCGGCAACTGCTCGCGCTGGCCCGCACGTATCTCGCGCCCGCCGGGATCGTCGTGCTGGACGAGGCCACCTGCCATCTCGACCCGGTGGCCGAGGCATGCGCGGAACGCGCCTTCGCCGACCGCCCCGCGACCACCCTGGTCGTGATCGCCCACCGCATCAGCTCCGCCCGCCGCGCGGACCGCACGCTCGTCCTGGACGGCGCCGACACCGCCTGCGGCCCGCACGCGGACCTGCTCGCCGGCTCCCCGCTCTACCACGACCTCGCCGCCGCCTGGGCGGCCACATCCTGACGGCGACCGCTCAGAGCCAGCCCGCGAAGCGCGATATGCGTATGGCGTCGACCCGGTTGCGCGCGCCGGTCTTCCGGGTGATCGCCGCCAGGTAGTTGCGCACCGTGCCATTGCACAGGTGCAGGCTGCGGGCTATCTCCGTCACCGACGCGCCCTCCGCGCTCAGCGACAGCACGCTCAACTCCCGCGGTGTCAGCGGCATGTCGGCGGCCTGGAGGAATTCCACCGCGAGCGACTCGTCGACGAACCGTTTCCCCTGGGCCACTTGGCGCACTGCTGCGGGCAACCGGTCCGCCGAGCGGTCCTTGTTGACGAAGCCCAGCGCGTCGGCCCGATAGGCGCGTCGCAGATTGCCCGGCTTCCCGCCGCTGGTGAGGACGATCAGGGCGCAGTCGCTCCCTGCCGGGCGGGATCCGATCGACGGCGCCATCGCCCTGTCCGTGTGCCGCCGCCAGCCCGGACAGTCCGCGTCGACCACGCAGACGTGCGGCCCGTGCAGCCGACCGTTCTCCTCCCGCCGATGCCACTCGGTGTCGGTCACCTCGAAATCCGGCTCCTTTCCCAATAACGCCGCGAGGGCGGATCGCAGCAGGCTCGTGTCATGGGTCACCAGCACGCGTATCAACTCGGCTTTCCCCTTGTGTTGTCGCACCGATC includes:
- a CDS encoding helix-turn-helix domain-containing protein, whose product is MPLRSTATARQERLGAELRKLREAAGITARDTARLLGTDPAKVSHIEAGRLGVSEERLRRLASFYECGDTELIDALVVMANGLGRKGWWEAYRGVVPAALLDIAELEFHAIALRAIQITHIPGVFQTEDYTRTVFGYAIPPLPAGELEARVAQRMERSGVLYRDSAPPYEAVIHEAALRMRFGGGKVARAQLEHLMELSHLPHISVRVIPFAADGHIGSGHAMLYTSGAVRALDTVQIDSAHGVTFLHAAPQLANYRTLYNSLAAVALDKSLSRDFILSASRDL
- a CDS encoding response regulator transcription factor; translated protein: MTHDTSLLRSALAALLGKEPDFEVTDTEWHRREENGRLHGPHVCVVDADCPGWRRHTDRAMAPSIGSRPAGSDCALIVLTSGGKPGNLRRAYRADALGFVNKDRSADRLPAAVRQVAQGKRFVDESLAVEFLQAADMPLTPRELSVLSLSAEGASVTEIARSLHLCNGTVRNYLAAITRKTGARNRVDAIRISRFAGWL
- a CDS encoding ABC transporter ATP-binding protein/permease codes for the protein MAVVADTARQDAGRFLGVTGLGLLSAGLELVLPFALGHALDQLLRGADATRWVALCALVVGAQTATAAGEDLLAGLTNARAAAGIRRRTVRHMLAAGPRAAGQGTGDLVTRMVGNAADAAATPAAAAALPAALAVPIGGIVALALTDVWLAVAFLAGAPLLTLLVRRFARASSDCVTAYQTAQGRIATLLMEALGGARTIAAAGTEERENTRVLAPLPELAAQGRRMWRVQGRATAQAAVLVPLLQITVLAVGGVRLSTGALSVGDLLAASRYVLLATGIGVVVGQLGAVVKGRAAAGRVDEVLAVALPAHGERQLPKHGPGTLELREVTAVRGAETVLDGLDLTVPGGSCVAVVGRSGAGKSVLAALAGRLADPDSGTVLLDGCPLPELSLPALRDAVGYAFERPVLLGDTIADAIAFGPHPLPLDRVTQGARAAEADGFVRLLPDGYATARTRAPFSGGEIQRLGLARAFAHPGRLLVLDDATSSLDTVTEVRVARALFHDHAHRTRLLTTHRASTAARADLVAWLDAGRVRALAPHGVLWADADYRALFGDYQDDSDG
- a CDS encoding DUF397 domain-containing protein, encoding MTAPTLIWQKSTYSQEQGDCVELAATAGGAVLIRESDEPGVVLSTTPSALACFLQAIKHGAAAT
- a CDS encoding SapB/AmfS family lanthipeptide, producing the protein MALLDLQNMEPANGHGGGGAASSLSLIGCISSVSFLVCL
- the lanKC gene encoding class III lanthionine synthetase LanKC gives rise to the protein MDNRYEIFCLADRYFYESLDRLPLPAGGDSRPPSGPVSGRSSGPVSEARSAPLVFAFEAAQREVPDGWRSMRSGDWLHLDPTPGPERESRPPQGWKVHVSAALGNADKVAAKVWDHCVPRGIPFKFVPSPQLLHLRNSKYAGRDTSGKFVTIYPTGEPQLRSVLEELGELLDGEPGPYILTDLRWREGPLYVRYGAFVKRFCVGDRGTLVSAIEDAEGRLVPDSRAPAFHVPEWVTLPDFLQPHLQARNSTTVGDLPYRIESALHFSNGGGVYVGTDTRSGEKVVLKEGRPHAGLASDGADAVTRLERERDALLRLSGLGVAPEVRDWFVLGDHRFLVMEFLEGKPLNSQFSHRHPLLTPDPDPAEVAGYTEWALRVHARVEQAVAAIHSRGVVFNDLHMYNIMVSPDGESVRLLDFEAAAADTDNLRQSVAHPGFMAPRDRRGTAVDHYALACLRLALFLPVTTLLAVDREKAAHLAEVIAAQFPVPRAFLDEAVAEITRDLPAAPGSTPDLPAAPRRARYLPAETAGDWPASRDAMAGAILASATPERGDRLFPGDIAQFSDGGGLGIAHGAAGVLLAFAETGLPRYEQGERWLLDRTAPAPGGTPLGLYDGVAGIAYVLDRLGHTERALELAHSLLSEKWQQSGSDLSGGIAGIGLVLDHLAHSTGETALQEKALEAAGIVAARLAADGTSRAGLMRGATGAALLFVRLYERIGAPALLGHAARALQLDLDRCVITAAGGLDVDEGWRTMPYVGDGSAGIGLVLDDFLPLAREAGDLDPEVDARFEKARADIVRAATLRLYAQPGLFAGRAGMILHLARTSTPAVPAGALAEQVDALGWYGMPYRGGLAFPGNQMMRLSMDLGTGTAGCLLALGAARAGSAAGLPFLPPLAGGS
- a CDS encoding terpene cyclase/mutase family protein yields the protein MRASPDPEGLDLMPLRRRAALVAAAATTLTALTAPIALADTTAPTATATATPSRADLYGTADPTYDGVWRQSYAEIAVARSGYFAGAPATAWLLAQQCADGGWPSYRKDTAKACDPKTEDTNATGIAIQALRIVQSSQSGGAVDRATAWLHSVQNADGGWSYNPGGPSDPDSTAVVMGALGREAGLAPNAKGKSPYDALLGFQFGCDAAPADRGAFGYPGTDGKLTPNAKATADAVHFLAEAHLAGYAYASPSTPAAPPKAADCTANPKAYAALDPNAAASAAAGWLLARLHAGGGHLTAVTPGATTKTPDYGTTADAVIALNALGRFDDTKATSSWLGAESAAWSKGNPAALAQLTLAGADRTGALRQLIALGPAPTKRPTGAISKADEKDSSSNGSTWIIVGVVFVASAGVGLLISGRKRRQR